A section of the Solitalea canadensis DSM 3403 genome encodes:
- a CDS encoding 50S ribosomal protein L25/general stress protein Ctc has translation MKSIAISGSKRSNVGKRDAKELRYEGLVPAVLYGGKEQTHFSVSAADLRPVLYTPDAMFVELTIEGAKHTAIVKDAQFHPLTDVVVHVDFLELFDDKEVVMELPIRLEGTSPGVRIGGKLNQKYRKLKVKGLPKNFVDYVPVDISKLELGKNIRVGEIKLENLEILNAKVDTMVSVLASRATRQADAEAAAATKGGKK, from the coding sequence ATGAAATCTATAGCTATTAGCGGTTCGAAAAGATCGAACGTAGGGAAACGTGATGCTAAGGAGTTACGCTATGAGGGTTTAGTACCAGCTGTATTGTACGGTGGTAAAGAACAAACTCACTTCTCTGTATCCGCTGCAGATTTACGTCCAGTGTTGTATACTCCAGATGCAATGTTCGTTGAATTGACCATCGAAGGTGCAAAACACACTGCAATTGTAAAAGATGCTCAATTCCACCCACTAACTGACGTTGTTGTTCACGTTGACTTTTTAGAGTTATTTGATGACAAAGAAGTTGTTATGGAATTGCCAATTCGTTTGGAGGGTACTTCTCCAGGTGTACGTATCGGTGGTAAATTGAATCAAAAATACCGCAAACTGAAAGTTAAAGGTTTACCTAAAAACTTCGTTGATTATGTTCCTGTTGATATCAGCAAATTAGAATTAGGAAAGAACATCCGTGTTGGAGAAATCAAGTTAGAAAATCTTGAAATCTTAAATGCGAAAGTTGATACTATGGTTTCAGTTCTTGCTTCACGTGCTACACGTCAGGCTGATGCTGAAGCTGCGGCAGCAACTAAAGGTGGTAAAAAATAA
- a CDS encoding ribose-phosphate pyrophosphokinase → MPSRFNPVKLFAGSASSGLADQIAQASARELGDSTLSRFSDGEFQPIYNESVRGCDVFLIQSTYAPSDNLMELLLMIDAAKRASAHYITAVIPYFGLARQDRKDKPRVAIGAKMVANLLAAAGAHRIMTMDLHAAQIQGFFDIPVDHLDASVIMVPYIKSLKLPNLTIASPDMGGTARARVFAKALNAEVVICDKQRKRANEIESMSVIGDVKGKDIVLVDDICDTAGTLTKAAALLIEKGANSVRAVCTHGVLSGKAYENIENSVLEELIICDTIPLKRASDKIRVLSVADLFSKAIANVYEHGSISDLFRMGDGVQATVKF, encoded by the coding sequence ATGCCTTCTCGTTTTAATCCCGTTAAGTTATTTGCCGGCTCAGCTTCGAGTGGCCTGGCAGATCAAATTGCTCAAGCCAGTGCTCGTGAGCTAGGTGATAGCACACTTTCGCGTTTCAGCGATGGTGAATTCCAACCTATTTATAATGAATCGGTTCGCGGCTGCGATGTGTTCTTGATTCAGTCAACTTATGCACCGTCAGATAATTTAATGGAGTTGCTGCTGATGATTGATGCAGCTAAACGTGCTTCCGCACACTACATTACTGCTGTGATCCCTTATTTCGGATTGGCACGTCAAGATCGTAAAGACAAACCTCGTGTTGCAATTGGTGCTAAAATGGTTGCTAACTTATTAGCAGCGGCCGGCGCTCACCGCATTATGACGATGGATTTGCACGCTGCTCAGATTCAGGGCTTTTTTGATATTCCGGTTGACCACCTTGACGCTTCTGTTATCATGGTTCCGTATATCAAATCATTGAAGCTACCGAACCTGACTATTGCTTCTCCGGATATGGGTGGTACCGCTCGTGCTCGTGTTTTTGCAAAGGCATTAAACGCTGAAGTAGTAATTTGTGATAAACAACGTAAACGTGCCAATGAAATCGAGTCAATGTCGGTTATTGGAGACGTAAAAGGAAAAGATATTGTTTTGGTTGATGATATCTGTGATACTGCAGGTACTTTAACTAAAGCAGCTGCTTTATTAATAGAAAAGGGAGCAAACAGTGTTCGTGCTGTTTGTACTCACGGAGTTCTTTCTGGTAAAGCATATGAGAATATTGAGAATTCAGTATTGGAAGAGTTGATCATTTGTGATACAATTCCTTTGAAACGTGCTTCTGACAAAATCAGAGTACTTTCAGTAGCTGATTTATTCTCAAAAGCCATCGCAAACGTATACGAGCACGGCTCAATCAGCGATTTGTTCCGTATGGGTGACGGTGTGCAAGCAACAGTGAAATTTTAA
- a CDS encoding glycosyltransferase family 117 protein, whose translation MTNYAKLNNVLGWLAFMIAAIVYSLTMERTVSYWDCGEFVASVYKLQVCHQPGAPLYLIISKILSLLSGDSTQVAWWINLGSVLASAATIMFLFWTITHLAKKLLKTDQQLGTIQLITIFGAGFTGALAYAFSDTFWFSAVEAEVYALSSLFTAITFWAILKWENEADQPRANRWLLFIAYLIGLSIGVHLLNLLAIPAVGMVYYFKKINKGWKGALLTFVISCLILVFIQYGVIPGTVSLAAKFELLFVNGIALSFGSGVTFFIILLAVSFAWILHYSFKKQKVWLNTATLCLCFIYIGYASYALIIIRAKADTSLNNTSPDNIFSFLDYLNREQFGAGDELVVGPTFTSKIYYTKSDQNIYVKGDSKYEVVGKKYEKKIPDGQKMLFPRIANQKYESFYRSWLNKPSGNPNFGDNINYFTTYQLGHLYWRYFMWNFAGRQNNIQGEGEPNKGNWVSGVKPIDAIALGDQSQLPPSIANNEAYNRLYFLPLLLGIAGLIYQLKKNNKDFIATALLFLFTGIAIIIYLNQTPQQVRDRDYAYAASFYAFAIWIGLGVLFIKDFLSKRWNNVAIASLSSAICMVAVPILMLNQEWDDHDRSQRTLVRDIAKNTLDSCAPNAILFVAGDNETFPLWYMQEVENYRPDIRIVNLQLIGMGWYGKQLLKPVNKAAEVKLSYTYKQFANSNRDYTPLFDQHIKDPVELQELLDFIGSDDERAKAQLDSGDFINYLPTKQLKLTVNKQKMVNNGTVPKADENKVVNEMVWQLPQDMLLKNQLLTLNIIANNIENRPIYFHQFLGEEDFCGLDNYFRKDGIVYRLVPIKDDGINHGIAEKGSVNTSILYSNLMNKYTWGTINNGKTYIDPTFARNVSWYRDSYNVLAKALLNEGKVKECEKILDRMEHDLPVSNTGIGLSQFTRLDTSTLYYNCKALKKANAIVQDTSEYITKELNYLYAIRGKDSKFVANEVQTGLYILQLLAEESRKHGQTALSNKIETRLGEFVQKFGLNG comes from the coding sequence ATGACAAACTACGCTAAACTAAACAATGTGCTTGGCTGGCTTGCTTTTATGATTGCAGCCATCGTGTATTCGCTAACCATGGAACGAACTGTAAGTTACTGGGATTGTGGAGAATTTGTAGCTTCTGTTTATAAACTCCAGGTTTGCCATCAACCGGGCGCTCCGCTCTATTTAATAATCAGCAAAATACTATCATTGTTATCGGGAGATTCAACTCAAGTTGCCTGGTGGATCAATTTAGGTTCCGTTCTTGCGAGTGCCGCAACAATTATGTTTTTGTTCTGGACCATTACCCACCTTGCAAAGAAACTCCTAAAAACCGATCAACAACTAGGCACAATTCAGTTAATCACCATATTTGGGGCTGGTTTTACAGGTGCCCTTGCATACGCCTTTTCCGATACTTTCTGGTTTTCTGCAGTGGAGGCCGAGGTATATGCCCTGTCATCGCTATTCACAGCCATTACTTTCTGGGCAATCTTAAAATGGGAAAACGAGGCAGATCAACCCAGAGCAAATAGATGGTTACTATTTATTGCCTACTTAATTGGGCTATCAATTGGCGTGCATTTACTCAACTTGCTGGCTATTCCGGCAGTTGGAATGGTTTATTATTTCAAAAAAATAAACAAAGGCTGGAAGGGAGCCTTGTTAACATTTGTTATATCCTGCCTAATATTAGTTTTCATTCAATATGGAGTTATCCCTGGTACAGTTTCACTCGCTGCAAAATTTGAGCTGCTATTCGTGAATGGAATTGCCCTTTCATTTGGAAGCGGGGTAACGTTTTTTATCATTTTACTAGCTGTTAGTTTTGCATGGATACTCCATTATTCATTCAAAAAGCAAAAGGTTTGGTTAAACACCGCTACATTATGTTTATGCTTTATTTATATCGGCTATGCTTCATATGCATTGATCATTATCAGGGCAAAAGCTGATACAAGTTTAAATAACACATCTCCGGACAATATATTCTCTTTTTTAGACTACCTGAACCGTGAGCAGTTTGGGGCCGGAGACGAGTTGGTTGTTGGGCCGACTTTTACTAGCAAAATTTATTATACTAAGTCTGACCAGAATATATACGTTAAAGGGGATAGCAAGTATGAAGTTGTGGGTAAAAAGTATGAGAAAAAAATCCCGGACGGACAGAAAATGCTTTTTCCAAGAATTGCCAACCAGAAGTATGAGAGTTTTTATCGTTCATGGCTAAATAAACCTTCAGGTAATCCCAACTTTGGAGATAACATCAACTACTTCACCACTTATCAGCTAGGTCATTTATACTGGCGCTATTTTATGTGGAATTTTGCAGGTCGACAAAATAACATTCAAGGTGAGGGCGAACCCAACAAAGGAAACTGGGTAAGTGGGGTTAAGCCAATTGACGCCATCGCATTGGGAGACCAAAGTCAACTCCCTCCTAGCATTGCTAATAATGAAGCCTATAACAGGTTATATTTTCTTCCTTTGCTATTAGGTATTGCAGGGCTTATCTATCAACTTAAAAAGAATAATAAAGACTTTATAGCCACTGCATTGCTATTTCTTTTTACAGGTATTGCAATAATTATTTACCTCAATCAAACCCCGCAGCAGGTACGTGATCGGGATTATGCTTATGCTGCTTCATTTTACGCTTTTGCCATTTGGATTGGATTAGGCGTTTTATTTATAAAAGATTTCTTGAGTAAGCGATGGAACAATGTAGCGATAGCTAGTCTTAGTTCGGCGATCTGCATGGTAGCGGTTCCGATTTTAATGTTGAACCAGGAATGGGATGACCATGATCGTTCTCAGCGTACACTTGTTCGCGATATTGCCAAAAACACACTCGACAGTTGTGCTCCCAATGCAATTCTTTTCGTTGCCGGAGATAATGAAACTTTTCCATTGTGGTATATGCAGGAAGTTGAAAACTATCGTCCGGATATCCGTATTGTCAATCTGCAACTAATTGGGATGGGATGGTATGGCAAACAACTATTAAAACCGGTAAATAAAGCTGCCGAAGTAAAGTTGTCATACACCTACAAGCAATTTGCCAACAGTAACAGAGACTATACCCCTTTATTTGATCAGCATATTAAAGATCCGGTTGAACTGCAGGAGTTATTAGATTTTATAGGAAGTGATGATGAACGAGCTAAAGCACAATTAGACTCAGGAGACTTTATCAATTACTTGCCAACAAAACAATTGAAGTTAACAGTTAATAAGCAAAAGATGGTTAACAATGGAACCGTACCTAAGGCCGATGAAAATAAAGTTGTTAATGAAATGGTTTGGCAATTACCGCAGGATATGTTACTAAAAAATCAATTGTTAACGCTAAACATTATCGCTAATAATATAGAGAATCGGCCGATTTACTTTCACCAGTTCCTGGGAGAAGAAGATTTTTGCGGACTCGATAATTACTTCCGCAAAGATGGAATCGTTTATCGTTTGGTACCAATTAAGGATGATGGAATAAACCATGGTATTGCCGAGAAAGGCAGCGTAAATACTTCGATCTTATATAGCAACCTGATGAATAAATATACCTGGGGTACTATAAACAATGGAAAAACATACATTGATCCTACTTTTGCGCGCAATGTAAGTTGGTATAGAGATTCCTATAATGTATTGGCAAAGGCACTATTAAACGAAGGCAAAGTAAAAGAATGTGAAAAGATACTTGATCGGATGGAACATGATCTACCCGTGAGCAATACTGGAATAGGTTTATCCCAATTTACCCGTCTTGATACCTCTACCTTATACTACAACTGCAAAGCTTTAAAAAAAGCAAATGCTATAGTACAGGACACCAGCGAGTATATTACTAAAGAATTAAATTACCTGTATGCTATCCGTGGCAAAGACAGCAAGTTTGTTGCTAATGAAGTGCAGACTGGATTATATATTTTGCAGTTATTAGCTGAAGAAAGCCGCAAACACGGACAAACTGCACTTAGTAACAAGATTGAAACAAGACTGGGTGAATTTGTTCAAAAGTTTGGCCTTAATGGATAA
- a CDS encoding glycosyltransferase family 117 protein, producing MTNYTRLNNLFGWITFLIATTVYTLTLEPTGSFWDCGEFISSAFKLQVCHQPGAPLFLMISKVLSLFAGDVTQVAWWTNFGSAVSSGATIMFLFWSITHLAKKLIFTEGSTINGGQTLAIIGAGLVGSLAYTFSDTFWFSAVESEVYAMSSLCTAIVFWAILKWENEANDKHADRWLIFIAYMMGLSIGVHLLNLLAIPALAFVYYFKKHEATTKGVLFTFIISCVILVFVQYGLIPGTISFAAKFDLFFVNSLGMNFGTGVVVFGILFVLLLVSLLLYSISKSNIQLYIAAISLGLILFLGWGIIAGFLYLIAAAVTLFYWKPAVNQYILNTAVLCTMFIMIGYASFAMIVIRAKANPNLNNNDPSNAYSFLSYLNREQYGDRPLGFGPYYSAEMTGQEKGDMIYRKGDHKYEEVGQKPIPVYDKNKTIPFPRIYSDDANHVQFYKSWLGIKGEPTYFDNISFFVSYQVNYMYFRYFMWNFAGRQNDVQGAGSVHEGNWISGIKPIDAVRLGNQNQLPKSITENKAYNRLYFLPLILGLVGLFFQYKRNLKDFSVVFLLFFMTGLAIVLYLNQTPLQPRERDYAYAGSFYAFTIWIGLGVLAIYEFLAKRINLMASAGIATVICLVAVPYVMAKEEWDDHDRSNRYTSRDLAANYLNSCAPNAIIFTYGDNDTYPLWYCQEVENIRPDIRIVNLSLLGTDWYGRQMKGKMNESAPIKISLDNHQFAAGIRDYTPLFEQNIQGNAELKEVMQFVGSDSQDAKAQTQSGEYINYLPTKNFKITVDKDAVIKNKVVDPSQYNKILPEIDWTYPSNGLYKNDLLALDIIANNIWERPIYFAITVPDRNFYGLQKFFQNEGFAYRLVPMKSDSTEAVLGREGSVNSNILYNNIHNKFKWGNYNSGKIYVDPESSRMTTTCKSTFTILAQACLNEGKIDSCVKTLDKMNESIPFINNQIGYNLVPDLMAADLYYKSKVPAKANKQIELVNNFITNQLDYYHSLGMPRMGRFGEEINFGLSLIHELADMASKNNQPALAQKLQNELKTLEGKFSAVLEE from the coding sequence ATGACAAATTACACACGGTTAAATAACCTGTTTGGATGGATTACCTTCCTCATTGCAACTACCGTTTACACATTAACCCTTGAACCTACCGGAAGCTTTTGGGATTGCGGAGAGTTTATTTCATCAGCATTTAAATTACAAGTTTGCCATCAACCGGGAGCTCCTTTGTTCCTGATGATCTCTAAAGTGCTTTCTTTATTTGCCGGTGACGTTACTCAGGTTGCCTGGTGGACCAACTTTGGTTCTGCTGTATCGAGTGGTGCAACTATTATGTTCTTGTTCTGGAGCATTACACACCTGGCTAAGAAACTAATTTTTACTGAAGGCTCAACAATCAATGGCGGACAAACACTTGCTATTATTGGAGCTGGTTTGGTTGGCTCATTAGCTTACACTTTTTCAGATACATTTTGGTTTTCGGCAGTTGAGTCGGAGGTGTATGCCATGTCTTCATTATGTACAGCAATTGTTTTCTGGGCTATTTTAAAGTGGGAAAATGAAGCTAACGATAAACATGCTGATCGTTGGTTGATATTTATCGCTTACATGATGGGATTATCAATAGGTGTTCACTTGCTGAACTTATTGGCCATCCCTGCTCTTGCATTTGTTTATTATTTCAAAAAACACGAAGCAACAACGAAAGGTGTACTATTCACATTCATTATTTCTTGTGTCATTTTAGTTTTTGTACAATACGGACTTATACCGGGTACTATTTCATTTGCTGCTAAGTTCGACTTATTCTTTGTTAACAGCTTGGGAATGAACTTTGGTACCGGAGTTGTTGTGTTTGGAATTTTGTTTGTTTTACTATTAGTAAGCCTTCTTCTTTATAGCATTTCAAAAAGCAACATTCAACTTTATATTGCAGCTATCAGCTTAGGCCTTATTTTATTTTTGGGATGGGGAATTATTGCTGGCTTTTTATATTTAATCGCAGCTGCCGTTACACTATTCTATTGGAAACCAGCTGTTAACCAATACATTTTAAACACCGCTGTACTTTGTACAATGTTTATTATGATTGGTTATGCTTCTTTTGCAATGATCGTTATCCGTGCAAAAGCAAATCCTAACTTAAACAATAATGATCCTTCAAATGCCTATAGCTTCTTGAGTTATTTAAATCGTGAGCAATATGGCGATCGCCCGTTAGGTTTCGGTCCTTATTACTCTGCCGAAATGACTGGTCAGGAAAAAGGTGATATGATCTACCGTAAAGGCGATCATAAATATGAAGAAGTTGGTCAAAAACCAATTCCTGTTTATGATAAAAACAAGACTATTCCTTTCCCTCGTATTTATAGTGATGATGCAAATCACGTTCAGTTTTATAAAAGCTGGTTAGGAATTAAAGGGGAACCAACTTACTTTGACAACATAAGCTTCTTTGTAAGTTACCAGGTTAACTATATGTACTTCCGTTACTTTATGTGGAACTTCGCCGGGCGTCAGAATGATGTTCAAGGAGCAGGAAGTGTGCACGAAGGGAACTGGATCAGTGGAATAAAACCAATAGATGCTGTTCGCTTAGGCAACCAGAATCAATTGCCTAAGAGTATTACGGAAAACAAAGCTTACAATAGATTATACTTCTTACCATTGATTTTAGGATTAGTTGGTTTATTCTTCCAGTATAAACGTAACCTAAAAGATTTCTCAGTAGTATTTCTACTATTCTTTATGACAGGGTTAGCTATTGTACTTTATCTAAATCAAACTCCTTTACAGCCACGTGAGCGTGATTATGCTTACGCAGGATCTTTTTATGCTTTCACCATCTGGATTGGACTTGGTGTATTAGCAATTTATGAGTTCTTAGCTAAACGAATTAACTTAATGGCTTCTGCCGGAATCGCTACGGTGATTTGCCTGGTTGCAGTTCCGTATGTAATGGCAAAAGAAGAATGGGATGATCATGATCGTTCTAATCGCTACACTTCACGTGATCTTGCGGCTAATTACCTGAACAGCTGTGCTCCAAATGCCATTATCTTCACTTACGGTGATAACGACACCTATCCTCTTTGGTATTGCCAGGAAGTTGAGAATATCCGTCCGGATATCCGTATTGTAAACTTAAGTTTATTAGGTACAGATTGGTATGGTCGTCAGATGAAAGGTAAAATGAATGAATCTGCTCCAATAAAGATTTCATTAGATAATCATCAGTTTGCAGCAGGTATTCGTGATTATACACCTTTGTTTGAACAAAACATACAAGGTAATGCCGAATTAAAAGAGGTAATGCAGTTTGTGGGAAGTGATAGTCAGGATGCAAAAGCGCAGACCCAAAGCGGCGAGTATATCAATTACTTACCAACTAAAAACTTTAAAATTACAGTTGATAAAGATGCTGTGATCAAAAACAAAGTGGTTGATCCGTCTCAGTATAACAAAATTCTACCTGAGATTGACTGGACCTACCCTTCAAATGGTTTATACAAAAATGACCTATTAGCATTAGACATTATTGCTAATAACATATGGGAACGCCCTATTTACTTTGCTATTACTGTTCCAGACCGTAACTTCTATGGGTTACAGAAATTCTTCCAAAATGAAGGCTTTGCTTATCGTTTAGTTCCAATGAAGAGCGATTCAACAGAAGCTGTTTTAGGTCGTGAAGGAAGCGTTAACAGCAACATTCTTTATAATAACATTCACAATAAATTTAAGTGGGGTAATTATAACAGCGGTAAAATTTACGTTGATCCGGAAAGCTCACGCATGACCACAACTTGTAAGAGCACCTTCACTATTTTAGCTCAAGCCTGTTTAAATGAAGGCAAAATTGATTCTTGTGTGAAGACATTGGATAAAATGAATGAATCTATTCCATTCATCAATAATCAAATTGGCTATAATCTAGTACCAGATTTAATGGCAGCAGATCTTTACTATAAATCAAAAGTCCCTGCCAAAGCCAACAAACAGATTGAACTGGTAAATAACTTTATCACTAATCAGTTGGATTACTATCATTCATTAGGAATGCCTCGAATGGGTCGTTTTGGTGAAGAGATCAATTTCGGACTCAGTTTAATCCATGAACTTGCTGATATGGCTTCGAAAAATAACCAGCCAGCATTAGCTCAGAAATTACAAAATGAATTAAAAACACTAGAAGGTAAATTTAGCGCAGTGCTAGAAGAATAA
- a CDS encoding endonuclease/exonuclease/phosphatase family protein: protein MRQTIFLKRFLLLILLLNPLFMFGQGKSEVTLATYNLRLNIASDGVNAWPNRKEWVMGLIQYHGFDIFGVQEALYDQMMDLDSIPGFDYVGAGRDDGKHGGEYSAIFYNTKKYSVIKTGTFWLSPTPEKPSKGWDAAYPRVCTWAYFKEISSGKSFFMFNTHFDHISEKARENSAKLILEKIEELVSGNIPVVVTGDFNSSPETKAYGTITERFNDAKLISKTKPYGPNGTFNAFKYNDPIKERIDFVFVNSLFDVLKYGVLTDTQEQRFPSDHFPVVCKLSF, encoded by the coding sequence ATGAGACAAACTATCTTTCTTAAACGCTTTCTTCTACTTATTTTATTGCTTAATCCTTTGTTTATGTTCGGTCAGGGTAAGAGCGAAGTTACCTTAGCTACTTACAACTTAAGGCTGAATATCGCATCTGACGGAGTTAATGCATGGCCAAACCGTAAAGAATGGGTAATGGGTCTTATTCAATATCACGGTTTTGATATTTTTGGAGTACAGGAAGCTTTATATGATCAAATGATGGATCTGGATTCAATTCCAGGATTTGATTATGTGGGTGCTGGTCGTGATGACGGGAAGCATGGTGGAGAATATTCGGCTATTTTTTATAACACTAAAAAATATTCGGTAATCAAAACAGGTACATTCTGGCTTTCACCAACTCCTGAGAAACCTTCAAAAGGATGGGACGCTGCTTATCCTAGAGTTTGTACGTGGGCTTATTTTAAAGAAATTAGTTCTGGGAAATCATTCTTCATGTTTAATACTCATTTCGATCATATAAGTGAGAAGGCGAGAGAAAACTCTGCTAAATTAATTCTTGAAAAAATTGAAGAATTGGTTTCAGGGAATATTCCGGTAGTTGTTACTGGTGATTTTAACTCAAGTCCTGAAACTAAAGCTTACGGAACAATTACTGAGCGATTTAATGATGCAAAACTGATCTCTAAAACAAAACCTTATGGTCCGAATGGAACATTTAATGCATTTAAATATAATGATCCGATAAAAGAACGTATCGATTTCGTTTTTGTAAATAGTTTGTTTGATGTATTGAAATACGGTGTTCTTACTGATACACAAGAGCAACGTTTTCCATCAGATCACTTTCCGGTTGTTTGTAAATTAAGTTTTTAA
- a CDS encoding lipocalin family protein, whose amino-acid sequence MKKIKWVLLLIIGITVAASCKKSDDNDGIVDADQLTNYIWKGEEYSGNANGYMITTRVTYNFSKDFTCTKQMINSRDTVYNYKGKWSLKTNNKLYIAYPVGLPDHRDSIREEIQIVSLTDNEFVFKRPSDDNRMATINRKFSPTTKVVMNTVLPITK is encoded by the coding sequence ATGAAAAAAATTAAGTGGGTGTTGCTGCTTATTATTGGAATTACAGTAGCTGCATCATGTAAAAAAAGTGATGATAACGATGGTATTGTTGATGCTGACCAATTAACAAATTATATCTGGAAAGGTGAGGAGTATAGTGGAAATGCAAACGGATATATGATTACTACAAGAGTGACTTACAATTTCTCTAAAGATTTTACATGTACCAAACAGATGATCAATAGTCGTGACACCGTCTATAACTATAAAGGCAAGTGGAGTTTGAAAACCAACAACAAGCTTTATATTGCTTACCCGGTTGGTCTTCCAGATCACAGAGATTCAATTCGTGAAGAAATTCAAATTGTAAGCTTAACCGATAATGAGTTTGTGTTTAAGCGCCCTAGTGATGATAATCGTATGGCGACCATAAATCGAAAATTCAGCCCTACTACAAAAGTAGTCATGAACACAGTTTTGCCCATAACTAAATAA
- a CDS encoding BON domain-containing protein, with amino-acid sequence MRSKISNWLPSVLILLLTTAILTSCGPKDSEISSEVNKTITAYGPNVSATVEKGVVTLIGEVNDESSKTALEASVKGIKGVKSVVNNTTVKPAPAPEPTVTINPDDVLKTTIENSFTQKGITGVSFAIADGVVTLTGKVKKDDLMKVMQAVNEAKPRKVVNQLTIVK; translated from the coding sequence ATGCGCTCTAAAATCTCAAACTGGTTACCATCAGTATTGATACTGTTGTTAACAACCGCTATTTTAACCTCCTGTGGACCAAAAGATTCTGAAATTTCTTCAGAGGTAAATAAAACAATTACTGCTTATGGCCCCAACGTTAGTGCTACCGTTGAAAAAGGTGTAGTAACTCTAATCGGAGAAGTGAATGACGAAAGCAGTAAGACTGCCCTTGAAGCCTCTGTAAAAGGAATTAAAGGAGTTAAATCCGTTGTCAACAATACTACTGTAAAACCAGCTCCTGCTCCAGAACCAACAGTAACGATCAATCCTGACGATGTGCTAAAAACTACTATTGAAAATTCCTTTACACAAAAAGGAATTACGGGTGTTTCGTTTGCAATTGCCGATGGCGTAGTTACACTCACAGGCAAAGTAAAGAAAGACGATCTGATGAAGGTTATGCAAGCTGTAAATGAGGCAAAGCCTCGTAAAGTAGTTAATCAACTTACAATTGTTAAATAA
- a CDS encoding LysM peptidoglycan-binding domain-containing protein, with translation MALQDKYKELIDFAQSNGVSDLSVQEQNNVLYVTGTAPGDGIKQQIWSIYEKLDPEMRSADMVLNIGVAAGASTTYTVQPGDNLSKIAQKYSGLTWQKIFEANKDQISNPDLIKPGQVLKIPQ, from the coding sequence ATGGCACTACAAGATAAATATAAAGAGCTGATAGATTTCGCCCAAAGTAATGGAGTAAGTGATTTATCGGTACAAGAGCAAAACAATGTTTTGTATGTTACAGGTACCGCTCCGGGAGATGGAATAAAGCAGCAGATCTGGAGTATTTATGAAAAACTGGATCCGGAAATGCGATCAGCAGATATGGTTCTAAACATCGGAGTTGCGGCAGGTGCCAGTACTACCTACACTGTACAACCAGGCGACAACTTGAGTAAGATAGCTCAAAAGTATAGTGGATTAACCTGGCAGAAAATATTTGAAGCCAATAAAGATCAGATTAGTAATCCGGACCTGATAAAACCCGGTCAAGTACTTAAGATACCTCAATAA
- a CDS encoding DUF488 domain-containing protein, with product MAVITIKKIYAPINKADGFRVFVDRLWPRGLKKENAHFNIWMKDIAPTPELRKWFNHEPEKFNLFGIKYKEELQRNPVVQELLDDTQNHATVTLLYAAKDEHCNHALVLKEYLEGLQG from the coding sequence ATGGCAGTTATAACGATTAAAAAGATATATGCTCCTATTAACAAAGCTGACGGTTTTCGTGTATTTGTCGACCGACTTTGGCCCAGGGGTCTAAAAAAGGAGAATGCCCATTTTAATATATGGATGAAAGACATTGCTCCTACTCCTGAATTAAGAAAATGGTTTAACCATGAACCTGAAAAGTTTAATCTATTTGGGATTAAGTATAAGGAAGAATTACAACGTAACCCAGTAGTTCAGGAACTTTTGGATGATACACAAAACCATGCAACTGTAACACTGCTTTATGCCGCAAAGGATGAACATTGTAATCACGCGTTGGTATTGAAAGAATATTTGGAAGGATTGCAAGGTTAA